One genomic region from Pristiophorus japonicus isolate sPriJap1 chromosome 27, sPriJap1.hap1, whole genome shotgun sequence encodes:
- the LOC139239385 gene encoding uncharacterized protein — protein MTCVLVIQALLCVTMKRKRQREGFDYVRVLFALSRSGFITSSSAESIWYSVFSCSQTGGGDWLIARSETSAKGQPTSPPALLTPRLWLSLQCEPAMEVTAASERLYPLIPIQPRESSLASFNPQASGSRQSLLPPAPRGGSPASSGARSPSNLKPTFCPGPPGDQGVKTGCDPRGKRWSTVCSAAGSEWPEKESLLHCLMDSQCVLESAPNPSSPGGPNATSGSPDLADSTIEEGTKTSAAPHQLTQKPGICIPSARESQASRQTPNSASRLEGKSLKPSSSLEGCSAGQRSEVLAPTPNPRTTTASSPDAQPKWSPGGYSSGLRSMTGASDQNRLRCKVLEGPFTISHLASSAYVASPGGNGAKGCSMKQSPSLVTAPGHCQRPQLIPVQSPSISSLEGKLETSFPAPNHTRPSECDEFVEIALDEIFPPNPKMLAESRAWSGISEPLSEFWTKIHLSSIFNCFHQPAPTSSNTLSVRVQVEARGSGSGLDTGDVWGKILNVSPSSHTPLPWGKVFADLLFQEFFKPTEILKGTQATPPGGAGRRGQSEHQLPARNSSMTHKDRDTAKCTIPGNKDVHCSPWAIGATIPSLGDRSFPGLPSPV, from the coding sequence ATGACCTGTGTCCTCGTCATACAAGCCCTGCTGTGTGTCACTATGAAGAGGAAACGACAAAGAGAGGGCTTTGATTATGTGAGGGTCCTCTTCGCCCTGTCTCGATCTGGATTCATCACATCCAGCTCGGCGGAATCTATTTGGTATTCGGTGTTTTCCTGTTCTCAGACCGGGGGCGGTGACTGGCTGATTGCCAGGAGTGAAACATCAGCCAAGGGTCAGCCCACGAGCCCTCCAGCCCTCCTGACCCcccgtctctggctctctctgcagTGTGAGCCAGCCATGGAAGTGACCGCTGCCAGTGAGCGCCTGTACCCACTAATCCCGATCCAGCCCAGAGAGAGTTCCCTTGCCAGCTTCAATCCCCAGGCGAGTGGCAGCAGACAGTCCCTGCTGCCCCCGGCCCCCCGCGGAGGGTCTCCAGCCTCATCAGGCGCCCGATCCCCGTCCAATTTAAAGCCCACTTTCTGCCCCGGGCCCCCTGGAGACCAGGGGGTGAAAACTGGCTGTGACCCAAGAGGAAAAAGATGGTCTACGGTGTGCAGCGCAGCAGGCAGTGAATGGCCAGAAAAAGAGAGCCTTCTTCACTGCCTCATGGACTCCCAGTGTGTGCTAGAGTCAGCTCCCAATCCCAGCTCTCCAGGTGGGCCCAATGCTACCTCTGGCTCTCCAGATCTTGCAGACTCTACCATTGAGGAAGGAACAAAGACCTCGGCAGCACCTCATCAGCTGACCCAGAAGCCCGGGATCTGCATTCCATCAGCCAGAGAAAGCCAGGCTTCCCGCCAGACACCAAATTCTGCCAGTCGTCTGGAGGGCAAGTCACTGAAACCTAGCTCAAGCCTCGAAGGCTGCTCCGCTGGTCAGCGCAGTGAGGTTCTGGCCCCAACGCCCAACCCAAGGACAACCACTGCCTCTTCACCAGATGCTCAGCCAAAGTGGTCACCTGGAGGTTATTCTTCAGGGTTGAGGTCAATGACAGGAGCAAGTGACCAGAATAGACTGCGTTGCAAAGTATTGGAAGGTCCATTCACCATTTCACACCTCGCCAGCTCTGCGTATGTTGCAAGCCCAGGAGGCAATGGAGCCAAAGGTTGTTCGATGAAGCAGTCACCCAGCCTGGTGACGGCCCCTGGACACTGCCAAAGGCCGCAATTAATCCCAGtgcaatctccatctatctcaagcTTAGAGGGGAAGCTCGAAACATCCTTCCCCGCACCCAATCACACCAGGCCCTCGGAATGTGATGAGTTTGTTGAGATAGCGCTTGACGAAATATTCCCTCCCAATCCCAAAATGCTTGCTGAAAGCAGGGCATGGTCAGGGATCTCCGAGCCCCTGTCAGAGTTCTGGACCAAGATTCACCTGTCTTCCATCTTTAACTGTTTCCACCAGCCAGCTCCCACTTCCAGCAATACCCTGAGTGTCCGAGTTCAGGTGGAGGCCCGTGGCTCTGGGAGCGGGCTGGACACGGGCGATGTGTGGGGGAAGATTTTGAACGTTTCCCCGTCCAGCCACACACCGTTACCCTGGGGGAAAGTGTTTGCTGATTTGCTGTTCCAAGAATTCTTCAAACCAACTGAAATTCTTAAAGGCACCCAGGCCACCCCTCCCGGAGGAGCAGGGCGGAGAGGACAGTCAGAGCATCAGCTGCCAGCCAGGAATTCATCGATGACCCACAAAGACCGAGACACTGCAAAATGCACAATCCCTGGCAACAAGGATGTCCATTGCAGTCCCTGGGCCATTGGTGCAACCATCCCTAGCCTGGGCGATCGCTCCTTCCCTGGGCTCCCATCGCCTGTTTGA
- the uqcc3 gene encoding ubiquinol-cytochrome-c reductase complex assembly factor 3 produces the protein MRARMAVAGALLVAAAGGLSWVLAGPSEQRRRDIAQHLPESSRAQLESSRRRNALVMEVIKESAKTGENMTRKTDWNKPSRSDS, from the exons ATGAGGGCCCGGATGGCGGTTGCCGGGGCGCTGCTGGTGGCGGCGGCGGGCGGCCTGAGCTGGGTTCTGGCGGGCCCGAGCGAGCAGCGGCGGAGGGACATCGCCCAG CACTTGCCTGAATCGAGCCGAGCCCAGTTGGAGAGCAGCAGGCGCAGAAACGCACTGGTAATGGAGGTCATCAAGGAGTCGGCAAAAACTGGAGAGAACATGACTCGCAAAACAGACTGGAACAAACCGTCCCGGTCAGATTCCTGA
- the LOC139239312 gene encoding uncharacterized protein: MVPTSDPQPQVPELQGPNPRPRDPEPELQGPNPRPRDPEPELQGPEPELQGPDPRPRVPTPDPGSQPPTPGPRAPGSQPPTPGSRARAPGSQPRDPEPELQGPDPRPRDPEPELQGPDPRPRDPEPELQGPDPGIPSPSSRVPTPDPGIPSPSSRVPTPDPGIPSPSSRVPTPDPGIPSPSFRVPTPDPGIPSPSSRVPTPGSRARAPGSRLPIPGSRARAPGSRPPTQGPNPRAPLSRPPTSWSRHLTPNPKSPSSRVPTPDPGVPSPSSRVPTPDPGSQPPTPGSRARAPGSRARAPGSRPPTQGPNPQPQVPELQGPNPRPRDPEPELQGPDPRPRDPEPELQGPDPRPRDPEPELQGPEPELQGPDPRPRVPTPNPRSPSSRVPTPDPGIPSPSSRVPTPDPGIPSPSSRVPTPDPGIPSPSSRVPTPGSRARAPGS, translated from the coding sequence ATGGTCCCGACATCTGACCCCCAACCCCAGGTCCCCGAGCTCCAGGGTCCCAACCCCCGACCCCGTGATCCCGAGCCCGAGCTCCAGGGTcccaacccccgaccccgggaTCCCGAGCCCGAGCTCCAGGGTCCCGAGCCCGAGCTCCAgggtcccgacccccgacccagggtcccgacccccgacccaggGTCCCAACCCCCAACCCCAGGTCCCCGAGCTCCAGGGTcccaacccccgaccccgggaTCCCGAGCCCGAGCTCCAGGGTCCCAACCCCGGGATCCCGAGCCCGAGCTCCAgggtcccgacccccgaccccgggatCCCGAGCCCGAGCTCCAgggtcccgacccccgaccccgggatCCCGAGCCCGAGCTCCAGGGTCCCGACCCCGGGATCCCGAGCCCGAGCTCCAGGGTCCCGACTCCCGATCCCGGGATCCCGAGCCCGAGCTCCAGGGTCCCGACTCCCGACCCCGGGATCCCGAGCCCGAGCTCCAgggtcccgacccccgaccccgggatCCCGAGCCCGAGCTTCAGGGTCCCGACTCCCGACCCCGGGATCCCAAGCCCGAGCTCCAGGGTCCCGACCCCGGGATCCCGAGCCCGAGCTCCAGGGTCCCGACTCCCGATCCCGGGATCCCGAGCCCGAGCTCCAGGGTCCCGACCCCCAACCCAGGGTCCCAACCCCCGAGCTCCACTGTCCCGACCCCCAACATCATGGTCCCGACACCTGACCCCCAACCCCAAGTCCCCGAGCTCCAGGGTcccaacccccgaccccggggTCCCGAGCCCGAGCTCCAGGGTCCCAACCCCCGACCCAGGGTcccaacccccaaccccgggaTCCCGAGCCCGAGCTCCAGGGTCCCGAGCCCGAGCTCCAgggtcccgacccccgacccaggGTCCCAACCCCCAACCCCAGGTCCCCGAGCTCCAGGGTcccaacccccgaccccgggaTCCCGAGCCCGAGCTCCAgggtcccgacccccgaccccgggatCCAGAGCCCGAGCTCCAgggtcccgacccccgaccccgggatCCCGAGCCCGAGCTCCAGGGTCCCGAGCCCGAGCTCCAgggtcccgacccccgacccaggGTCCCAACCCCCAACCCCAGGTCCCCGAGCTCCAGGGTcccaacccccgaccccgggaTCCCGAGCCCGAGCTCCAGGGTcccaacccccgaccccgggaTCCCGAGCCCGAGCTCCAgggtcccgacccccgaccccgggatCCCGAGCCCGAGCTCCAGGGTCCCGACCCCGGGATCCCGAGCCCGAGCTCCAGGGTCCTGA